The Arthrobacter zhaoxinii sequence AACACCGGCGATCATTCTCACCAGCGCCCTGATCCGGGCCAGCTACCACCTGTACCAGGGGATCGGCCCCGGTATTGGAAACTTCCTGATGGGCCTGCTCTTCGGCTATGTCTACACCAAGACGCGTCGGGTCATGCCGCTCGTGATCGCGCATGCTCTGGTGGACATTGCCGGCTTTGTCGGGTTTGCCCTGTTCGGTTCGGCCATCGGGATCGGGAACTGAACGGCGGCACATAAGATGGCCCGGTGACACTGATGACCCGATGGGGTGCAGCCCTGGACCCCGGCTCCGTCCTGCAGGAATACCCCCGCCCGCAGCTGGTGCGCGACAGCTACCTGAACCTCAACGGTTACTGGGAGTACGCCATCACCGACGCCGGCCGGAACGAGCCACCCGCAGACGGCACCTGGGACGGACGCATCCTGGTGCCGTTCTCCCCGGAAGCGGCACTGTCCGGCGTGAACCGGCAGCTGAAGCCGGACCAGGCGCTGTGGTACCGGCGCACTGTCCGGCTGCCGGCCGGATTTGCGGGGGAGCGGGTACTGCTGCATTTCGGCGCCGTCGATTCCAGCTGCACAGTGGCGGTCAACGGTATTCCGGCAGGCGGGCACGACGGCGGCTACCTTCCGTTTTCCCTCGACATCACGGACGCGTTGGCGAACCGTTCGCAGCCGGCAGGTGAGACGGGGCAGGAACCCACCGAACACGAGATCGTCGTCCGGGTACGCGACACCAGTGATACGGGGTACCACAGCCGCGGCAAGCAGAAGCTGGACCGCGGCGGTATCTGGTACACCGCCCAGTCGGGGATCTGGCAGACCGTGTGGCTGGAATCCGTGCCGCGGACCAGCATCTCCCGGCTGGTCCTGGTGCCGGACCTTACCTCGGTCACCGCCACCGTCCTGCTCAGTGCCGACGCCGGCGCGGTCAGTGACGCCTCCGGCGCCGGCGCCGGTACCTCCGTGAGTCCCCGCGTGCCTCCCGGCCTGCGGGCCGAAATCACGGTAAGCGCCGCCGGCCGGACCGTAGCGCAGGCAGACGCCGGGCCGGGCCGGCCCGTGCGGATTCCGGTTCCCGATCCGCACCTGTGGACCCCTGAGGATCCCTTCCTCTATGACCTCGACATCCGGCTGCTCTCCGGAGATGAGGAAATCGACCGGGTCCGGAGCTACACCGGCCTGCGGACCGTGGGCATGGGCCCGGATCCGCAGGGTCACCAGCGGCTGCTGCTGAACGGCGTCCCCTACTTCCATGCCGGACTGCTGGACCAGGGGTACTGGCCGGACGGGTTGTATACGGCGCCCTCGGATGAGGCACTGGCCTTCGATATCGGCGCCGCGAAGGAGCTGGGCTTCACGATGCTGCGCAAGCACATCAAGATCGAACCCCTGCGCTGGTACTACCACTGTGACCGGCTGGGGATCCTGGTCTGGCAGGACCTGGTGAACGGCGGCACCACCTACCGGCACTCCGTGGTGAGCGCTCCTGCAGCCGGTGCTCCCCACCGCTCAGACAATGCCTATCTCGCCTTTGGGCGGGCGGACGCGCAGGGTCGGGAGGAGTTCCGCCGCGAACTGCACGGCACCGTGGAGCTGCTGGGCAGCAGCCCGTCGATCGCCGTGTGGGTGCCGTTCAACGAAGGCTGGGGCCAGTTCGACGCCAACGCCCTCGCGGAGGAGCTCCGCGGCCTCGATCCGACCCGGATCATCGACCACGCCAGCGGCTGGCATGACCAGGGCGGCGGAGACCTCAAGAGCGTGCATGTGTACTTCGTGCCGTTCCGGCTGCGGAAGGCCTGGCAGCGGGGCCGGCGTGCGGTGGTCCTGTCCGAATACGGCGGCTACGGCCTGCGGATCCCCGGGCACACGTTCAACGACAGGGAGTTCGGCTACCGGATATTCCGGTCCCGGCGGGACCTGCGGCGTGCCTATATCCGCCTGCATACCCGGCAGATCGAGCCGGCGGTGGCCCGCGGGCTGGCTGCCACCGTGTACACCCAGCTCACCGACGTCGAGGACGAGGTCAACGGGCTGCTGACCTATGACCGGGCAGTGCTGAAGATCGACGCCGGCACGGTGAAGGGGCTCAACGGGCGGCTTGTCCTTGCCGCTGGGTCCGGCGCCGGCGGAGCTTCCGGACCTCCTGGACAGGCACCGCCACCAGCACCGTGACACCCATAAAGGCCAGCAGCCACACCATTCCACCCCTGAAGCCGTAGGTGCGCTGCCATCCGTCCACCACGGCATGGTCACCGTCCTCCGGGTTGTAGAGCACGGTCACCCGTTCGCCCTTCACGGCCTCGGGAGGTTGCGTGCCGAACATTTTCCAGCCCTTGCGGACCCGGGAATCCATGGTCCTTGCCGATCCTTCCGGACCGGCATACCGGACCTCCGCATAGGTGACGATCCGGCCGGACCGTCGGCCATGCCGTTCCGTGTAGACACGCTCCACGATGCCCTCGGTGCGGATGCCGATGTGCGTCACGTGCCGGTCGCCTTCGACTGCCGGCACGAACACGGAGAGGCCGAGGACGGCCATGGCCAGGCACCCCAGGCCGCTTAGGAATATCACCAGGGGCGGCTGCTGCTTCGGAGTCCGGGGAGGAACCGAAAGAGTCCCGCGCCGTCGTCGTTTGGTGAATCCCGCAGCCATACAGCCCCCCCAGATGCTATCGGCCGGGCGAAGCCCGGCCCCGGAACTAGATCTCTACCGGACCGTTCGCGGTGTCGAAGGTGACGGACATGATGCCCGGCGTGCCGGCGGGCGCAATCCACGTGACATCCACGTTCTCCAGCGGCTTCTCCACCGGATGGCCCAGCCAATCCGTGACCCGCGCTGCGGACCCGGCGATGGTCAGGGACTTGAGCTTCACCGATCCGGGCATGCCCGGAAGCGCGTTGGAAGGGTGCAGTTCCTCCGTGCCGTCGTCCCAGCGCAGCAGGTAGGGCACCTGCGGGTCTGCGATCAGCCCGTTGATGCCGATCTGCCGCCAGGTCAGCTCCTGGCCGTCGGGGAACTTGCGGTTGCCCGGCACGGACGCCCGGCCGAGCCGTTCCTCAAAGGGTGTGAGATCATCCACGGCAACGCACCAGCCCATCCAGCCGCCGCCGCATTCCGAGCGCTGGCGCACGGCCTGGCCGAACGGCGCCTTGTCCGACGCCGGGTGGTTCAGGACCTCCACCACCTCGACGTACTGGTTGTTGGCGAGGGGCAGGATCATATTGCGGGTACCGAATCGGGGGTGGACGCCACCCTTCACGAAATCGGCGCCGAGAGCAGCAGCAATCCTCTCGGTAGTGGCCAAAAGACCGTCGGATTCACAGGCATAAGAAACATGGTCCAAGCGCATGCGGCCCATTGTGGCACGTTGTGATACCCGTCTCGACCAAGGGCGGCCTAAGTGCGGAAACTTCCGCGGCGCAGCCCCGGTCCGGCGCCAAAACACTCCGTATTTTCATGGTGCGTCATAGAGGTTGCGCGACGGCGGCATATCGGTTTCCATAGGTGCAGGTCATGAGTGCCAGCAGATAGCCCCGGCTTGCTGGCCGGCAACCCTCCAACCGCGGTGGGGTGCCCCGGGTGAAGACCTGGCCGTACGCCAAACGGGCGTCCGGCAAGCGCGGGTCCCACGACCCCACCGGACATCCGGCGTACCCGGATGCACCCCGGCGGCGTTGTGCGGCCCCTGGTTTGAGGGAGCATCATGAGTGCAGATTGGTCATTTGAAACCCGCCAGATCCACGTAGGCCAGGAGCCCGACGCCGTCACCGGTGCACGTGCCCTGCCGATCTACCAGACCACGTCCTTCGTTTTTCCGAGTGCAGAGGCCGCCGCGAACCGGTTTGCCCTGGCCGAACTGGAACCGATCTACACCAGGATCGGCAACCCCACCCAGGAAGCGGTGGAAAACCGGATCGCTTCCCTCGAGGGCGGCGTCGGTGCCCTGCTGCTGGCGTCCGGACAGGCGGCCGAAACCTTCGCGCTGCTGAACCTGGCACAGGCCGGCGACCACGTGGTCGCCAGCCCCAGCCTCTACGGGGGGACCTACAACCTCCTGAAGCACACCCTGAAACGGTTCGGCATTGAGACCACGTTCGTGCAGGACCCGGACAACCTGGACCACTGGCGCGACGCCGTCCGGCCCAACACCAAGGCCTTCTTCGGCGAGGTGGTTTCCAACCCCCGCCAGGATGTCCTGGACCTGGAAGGCATCAGCGCCGTGGCCCATGAGGCAGGTGTACCGCTGATCGTGGACAACACCCTGTCGACGCCGTACCTCATCCGTCCGATCGAATGGGGCGCCGACATTGTGGTCCACTCGGCCACGAAGTACCTGGGCGGGCACGGGACGGCCATTGCCGGCGTCATCGTCGATTCGGGCAACTTCGACTTCGCCGCGGATCCGGAGAAGTTCCCCGGGTTCAACACCCCGGACGAAAGCTACAACGGTCTCGTCTACGCGAGAGACCTGGGCGTCAACGGGTCCCTCGGGGCCAACCTGGCGTTCATCCTCAAGGCCCGGGTCCAACTGCTGCGGGACCTCGGGTCCGCGGTATCGCCGTTCAACGCGTTCCTGATCGCCCAGGGACTGGAAACGCTGAGCCTGCGGCTGGAGCGGCACGTATCCAACGCCGTCGCCGTAGCGAACTGGCTGGAAGGCCACGACGACGTCCTGTCGGTGGCGTACGCGGGCCTGGAATCCAGTCCGTGGTTTGAGCGCGGCCGCAAATACGGGCCGCGCGGCACCGGCGCCATTGTCTCCTTCGAGATCGAGGGCGGCATCGATGCCGGCAAACGCTTCGTGGACGGCCTGGAACTGCATTCCCATGTGGCGAATGTCGGCGATGTGCGTTCCCTGGTGATCCATCCGGCGTCGACCACCCACAGCCAGCTTGGTGCCGAAGCGCAGCTGGCCGCGGGGGTCAGCCCGGGGCTGGTCCGGCTCTCGGTGGGCATCGAGCACATCGATGACATCCTCGCGGACCTCGACGCAGGGTTCCGGGCTGCCAAGGGAGCATAGCCTCCGTGACCCGGCACCCGGCACCCCGGCATGAGCCGCTGACGGTGTCCCCGCTGCAGCACCCCGCCGATGGGGTGCTGCAGTACGCCTCCATCGGCGGACTGGAACTGGAAACGGGCGGGTACCTGCCCGACGTCGTCCTGGCCTACGAGACGTGGGGGCAGTTGGACCCGGATGCCGGCAACGCCGTGCTGGTCCCGCATGCGCTGACCGGCAGCAGCCACGTGGCCCGGGGCAGCAGTACCGAACCGGGCTGGTGGGAGGAACTGGTGGGCCCGGGCCGGACCGTGGACACTAACCGGTACTTCGTGGTCTCGGCCAACATGCTGGGCGGCTGCTACGGCTCCACTGGACCTGCCTCCGCGGATCCGGACGGACTGCCCTGGGGATCCCGCTTTCCGTTCGTCACCATCCGGGATTCCGTCCGGGCGGAGGCGCGGCTGGCCGACCAACTGGGTATTGCGCGCTGGCATGCCGTGCTGGGCGGTTCGCTCGGGGGAGCGCGGGCGCTGGAATGGGCAGTGACCGAGCCGGACCGGGTGCTGCACTGCGGGGTGATCGCGGCGACCGCAGCCAGCACGGCGGAACAGATCGCGTTTGCCCAGGCGCAGCTGGCCGCTATCCGGCTGGATCCGGATTTCAGCGGAGGCGACTATTACAACGGCACGCCTCCGCTGACCGGCCTCGGCCTGGCCCGCCGGATTGCACACATCACCTACCGGTCCGAACCGGAACTGGAATACCGGTTCGGGCGCACCCCCCAGGCAGCCGAAGATCCGTTCGGCGCCATGCTGCCCGCCGGAAGGGGGCGGTACTCCGTGGAGAGCTATCTGGACCACCAGGCCCGGAAGCTGGCCGGAAGATTCGACGCCAACAGCTATCTGGTCCTGACCGAGGCGCTGGTCAGCCACGACGTCGCCCGGGGCCGGGGATCCCTGCGTGCGGCGCTCGCAGGCACGGCGGCGGACTTCTTTATTGCCGCGGTCGAATCCGACCGGCTCTACTTTCCCCGGCAGTCGGCGGACCTGGCGGCAGCCCTGCCCCGGGAAACCTCCGTCCACCACATCCGGGCACCCATCGGGCATGACGGGTTCCTGACCAGCGTCCGGGAGATTTCCGGCGCTTTGAAGCGGGAGGTGTTCGGGTAGGACGCTCAAGCCTCCGGGGCCGCCATCAGCCAAAACGCTGCTCCGGTGGGGTCGGCCAGCTGGACCATCCGGCCGTAGTCGGAATCCTCCGGCACACTCAACACCGATCCGCCCAGCTGCTCCGCCTGCTCGGCCGCAGCGTCGATATCCGCATGGCCGAAGTAGATCTCCCAGTGGGAGGGGATGTCCTCCGGCAGTCCCTCGGCGGCATCCATCACCCCGGCCACCGGACGGCCGTTGCTCTGCAGCGTGGAGTAGCGGAACTCGCTGGTGTCTGAGAGGACCGCCGTTTCCCAGCCGAACACGTTCCGGTAAAACTCCAGGGCCGCCGGATAGTTATTGGTCATGAGCTCGTACCAGACCGGTGCCCGGGTCTCATCGATCCGCGCGAATCCCCGGAGGGTATCCGGCTGCCAGACACCGATGGCCGCTCCGGTGGGGTCGCCGAGCACCGCCACCGTGCCCTGGTCCAGGGCGCGCGCCGGGTCCAGCAGCACCTGCCCTCCGGCGGCGGCAGCGGAACCGGCTGTGGCACCGGCATCGTCGGAGGCAAGGTACACGGTCCAGAAATCCGGGAACGTGGTCTCCGGCGAGTTCTGCATCATGCCGGCCACCACGTCCCCGTTGTGCCGGAAGTGGAGGTAATGTCCGGATGCCCTGCCCAGGTCCACGGTGTCCCAGCCGAGCAGACCGGCATAGAACTCCCGGGCCCGGGCAGGATCGGAGGAGGTCAGATCCGCCCAGCAGGGTGAACCTGCAGGAAAGCGGTCGGGTGCAGCAGGCATGAGGGCCACCTCTTTCGGAGGAACTGCAGCGGGATATCCGCAGTTATACCAACCCCGGGAGGCGCACAACAGGGGTTTACCCCTTGCCCGCCGCGGCAATTCATGGAAGAACATTCCCCATGGCAGATCGGATTTCCCTCTCTGGCCGGGCGCAGTGCACCCCGGAGGTACTCTGGCACGTACTCGTGGATAACCGGGCGTCCTGGTGGCCGGACATGGACTTCGCCCCGCACCCGGGGGCGCCCCTGAAAGAGCGGTGGAGCGAGGACGGGGTGGAGCACACCGCCACCGGCACGGTGCTGGCCGTGGCCCCGGGCAGGTTGCTCTCCTTCCGCTGGACCGCACCCGAATGGGGCGCCCACACAGTGGTCAGCTTCGAACTGACCGATGAGATAGATACCACCGGGATAGCAGTGACCGAGAGCGGCTTTGCGGCGCTCGACGCCGGTATCGGCGCGGAGCTTTCGGCAGCCCACCGCGAAGGGTGGGCCTTCCACCTGGCGAACCTGATTGAGCAGGCCGAAAAAACCGACCAGGCGCAGCAGGCCGGCGGCTCCTGACGAAGCAGTTCCTAGTCGGCAGATCCCTGCGGCATCCGCCGGCCGAACATCGGTCCCGCCTCGGGGCGCTTGGCGGAGATCCCGTCACCCGAGGACTGGTGCCGCACCCGGCGGACCACCCACGGGAACAGGAACTCGCGGGCCCAGACCATGTCTTCGGAGCGGGCCGTGCGCCATTTCTTGGCGGGCAGCGGCTTGGTTTCCAGCGGCTGCAGGGAATGCGGCACCTGCAGGGTGTCCAGCACCATGGCGGCAATGGTGTGGTGTCCCAGCGGAGAGAAGTGCAGCCGGTCCGGAGCCCACATCTGCGGATCATTCAGCTCACGGAGCGCCCACATATCGGCAATGATGGCGCCATGCCGTTGCGCCACGGTCCGCAGGTTTTCGTTGTAGATTGCCGCCCGTCCGCGGACACTGCCCAGCACGGGAGTGCTCCCGAGGTCCGGTCCGGTGAACAGCACAACCCCGGCACCGGTTCCGCGCAGTCGGGCAACGGCACCGTCCATGCGTTCGGCAAGCCGGTCCGGATCACCGCCGGGGCGGATCACGTCATTGCCGCCGGCGCAGATGGTGACCAGATCCGGTTTCAGGGCCAGGGCCGGTTCCAGCTGCTCGTCGATGATCTGGTTCAGCAACCGCCCACGGATGGCCAGGTTCGCGTAGGCAAAATCGGGCTGTCCGGAAGCCAGTTCCTCCGCCACACGGTCCGCCCAGCCCCGGTTGCCGCCCGGACTGTCCGGGTTGGGATCGCCAATGCCTTCGGTGAAAGAATCCCCCATGGCCACGAACCGGGACCACAGGTGCAGCGGAGGCTGCTTCTGCTGGGATTCGGGAGAAAGAGGGGCTTCGGGGAGGGAATTTGTACTCACCGGTCAATACTTGCAAACGGGCCCTTGGCTACGCGACCGTAGGTTCCCGCATGCCAGAATAAAACCATGACAAACCCCGCATGGAATCCCGTTGTTCTCTGGTCAAAACCCGAAGCTGAGCGGGCAGGAACGCCGCTGCTGGTGCTCTTTCACGGGTACCTGGCCAATGAGGAGGACCTCATGGGACTGGCGGACCACCTGCCCGAAGACTTCACAATCGCCTCGGTCCGGGCACCGCAGGCCTCCGGCCCGGGCTACACCTGGTTCCCGCTGATGAGCGACGCGGACTACTCGGTGGACGCCGTCGTGGAGTCCGTGGCGGACGTCGCCGCCTGGCTCGACACCGTACGGGACAATCACACCAGTGTGAGCCTGCTGGGCTTTTCGATGGGCATGGCCGTGGCCACCACCCTGCTGCGGCACCGCCCGCGGGACTTTGCCGCCGTCGTCGGACTCTCCGGTTTCGTGGTCCCGTCACAGGACAACCCGTTCTTCCACGACGACGAACTGGAGCCGGGCGGCATGCAGTTCTTCTGGGGGCGGGACCAGGCAGACCCGGTCATCGACGCACCGCGGATCGAGTACACGCACGCCTGGCTCAATGCCCACACCGCGCTGACCAAGATCCTCTACTCGAACATGGGCCACGGCATCAATATGCAGGAGCTGGGCCACGTGAAGGAGTTCCTGACGCACACGGTGCTGCGCGCCGGAACCCGGACGAGCTAGCCTTCGCGCGTAATCCGGACGGTCTCGCCGTTGACGGAGACCAGGTCGCCAGCGTGCAGCTGGCGGCCGCGGCGCTCTTCAATGTCGCCGTTGACGGAGACCAGGCCGTCTTCGATCAGCTGTTTGGCCTGGATCCCGTCCTCGGCCAGGTTGGCAAGCTTGAGCAGCTGGCCCAGGCGGATCATTTCGTCGCGGATGGGAAGGTCTTGGGCATCGGAGGAACTCATGCCTCCATTCTGCCCGACTTTCCGGCCCCGTCCCTGCCCCGCCGGTCCCTGCGGCCCGGAGCGGTAGGGTAGTCGGGTGCCAAATGCTGTGCGGATGTCCCCGCTGATCGGTCTGCCCCTGTCCCTGCTTGCCGGGGTTGCCATCCCGTCCCAGGCCCGTGTCAACGGGGCCCTGGGGG is a genomic window containing:
- a CDS encoding glycoside hydrolase family 2 protein, which produces MTRWGAALDPGSVLQEYPRPQLVRDSYLNLNGYWEYAITDAGRNEPPADGTWDGRILVPFSPEAALSGVNRQLKPDQALWYRRTVRLPAGFAGERVLLHFGAVDSSCTVAVNGIPAGGHDGGYLPFSLDITDALANRSQPAGETGQEPTEHEIVVRVRDTSDTGYHSRGKQKLDRGGIWYTAQSGIWQTVWLESVPRTSISRLVLVPDLTSVTATVLLSADAGAVSDASGAGAGTSVSPRVPPGLRAEITVSAAGRTVAQADAGPGRPVRIPVPDPHLWTPEDPFLYDLDIRLLSGDEEIDRVRSYTGLRTVGMGPDPQGHQRLLLNGVPYFHAGLLDQGYWPDGLYTAPSDEALAFDIGAAKELGFTMLRKHIKIEPLRWYYHCDRLGILVWQDLVNGGTTYRHSVVSAPAAGAPHRSDNAYLAFGRADAQGREEFRRELHGTVELLGSSPSIAVWVPFNEGWGQFDANALAEELRGLDPTRIIDHASGWHDQGGGDLKSVHVYFVPFRLRKAWQRGRRAVVLSEYGGYGLRIPGHTFNDREFGYRIFRSRRDLRRAYIRLHTRQIEPAVARGLAATVYTQLTDVEDEVNGLLTYDRAVLKIDAGTVKGLNGRLVLAAGSGAGGASGPPGQAPPPAP
- a CDS encoding DUF3592 domain-containing protein — its product is MAAGFTKRRRRGTLSVPPRTPKQQPPLVIFLSGLGCLAMAVLGLSVFVPAVEGDRHVTHIGIRTEGIVERVYTERHGRRSGRIVTYAEVRYAGPEGSARTMDSRVRKGWKMFGTQPPEAVKGERVTVLYNPEDGDHAVVDGWQRTYGFRGGMVWLLAFMGVTVLVAVPVQEVRKLRRRRTQRQGQAAR
- a CDS encoding VOC family protein translates to MRLDHVSYACESDGLLATTERIAAALGADFVKGGVHPRFGTRNMILPLANNQYVEVVEVLNHPASDKAPFGQAVRQRSECGGGWMGWCVAVDDLTPFEERLGRASVPGNRKFPDGQELTWRQIGINGLIADPQVPYLLRWDDGTEELHPSNALPGMPGSVKLKSLTIAGSAARVTDWLGHPVEKPLENVDVTWIAPAGTPGIMSVTFDTANGPVEI
- a CDS encoding bifunctional o-acetylhomoserine/o-acetylserine sulfhydrylase; the encoded protein is MSADWSFETRQIHVGQEPDAVTGARALPIYQTTSFVFPSAEAAANRFALAELEPIYTRIGNPTQEAVENRIASLEGGVGALLLASGQAAETFALLNLAQAGDHVVASPSLYGGTYNLLKHTLKRFGIETTFVQDPDNLDHWRDAVRPNTKAFFGEVVSNPRQDVLDLEGISAVAHEAGVPLIVDNTLSTPYLIRPIEWGADIVVHSATKYLGGHGTAIAGVIVDSGNFDFAADPEKFPGFNTPDESYNGLVYARDLGVNGSLGANLAFILKARVQLLRDLGSAVSPFNAFLIAQGLETLSLRLERHVSNAVAVANWLEGHDDVLSVAYAGLESSPWFERGRKYGPRGTGAIVSFEIEGGIDAGKRFVDGLELHSHVANVGDVRSLVIHPASTTHSQLGAEAQLAAGVSPGLVRLSVGIEHIDDILADLDAGFRAAKGA
- the metX gene encoding homoserine O-acetyltransferase MetX, whose product is MTVSPLQHPADGVLQYASIGGLELETGGYLPDVVLAYETWGQLDPDAGNAVLVPHALTGSSHVARGSSTEPGWWEELVGPGRTVDTNRYFVVSANMLGGCYGSTGPASADPDGLPWGSRFPFVTIRDSVRAEARLADQLGIARWHAVLGGSLGGARALEWAVTEPDRVLHCGVIAATAASTAEQIAFAQAQLAAIRLDPDFSGGDYYNGTPPLTGLGLARRIAHITYRSEPELEYRFGRTPQAAEDPFGAMLPAGRGRYSVESYLDHQARKLAGRFDANSYLVLTEALVSHDVARGRGSLRAALAGTAADFFIAAVESDRLYFPRQSADLAAALPRETSVHHIRAPIGHDGFLTSVREISGALKREVFG
- a CDS encoding VOC family protein, with translation MPAAPDRFPAGSPCWADLTSSDPARAREFYAGLLGWDTVDLGRASGHYLHFRHNGDVVAGMMQNSPETTFPDFWTVYLASDDAGATAGSAAAAGGQVLLDPARALDQGTVAVLGDPTGAAIGVWQPDTLRGFARIDETRAPVWYELMTNNYPAALEFYRNVFGWETAVLSDTSEFRYSTLQSNGRPVAGVMDAAEGLPEDIPSHWEIYFGHADIDAAAEQAEQLGGSVLSVPEDSDYGRMVQLADPTGAAFWLMAAPEA
- a CDS encoding SRPBCC domain-containing protein — protein: MADRISLSGRAQCTPEVLWHVLVDNRASWWPDMDFAPHPGAPLKERWSEDGVEHTATGTVLAVAPGRLLSFRWTAPEWGAHTVVSFELTDEIDTTGIAVTESGFAALDAGIGAELSAAHREGWAFHLANLIEQAEKTDQAQQAGGS
- a CDS encoding SGNH/GDSL hydrolase family protein, encoding MHLWSRFVAMGDSFTEGIGDPNPDSPGGNRGWADRVAEELASGQPDFAYANLAIRGRLLNQIIDEQLEPALALKPDLVTICAGGNDVIRPGGDPDRLAERMDGAVARLRGTGAGVVLFTGPDLGSTPVLGSVRGRAAIYNENLRTVAQRHGAIIADMWALRELNDPQMWAPDRLHFSPLGHHTIAAMVLDTLQVPHSLQPLETKPLPAKKWRTARSEDMVWAREFLFPWVVRRVRHQSSGDGISAKRPEAGPMFGRRMPQGSAD
- a CDS encoding alpha/beta hydrolase, with amino-acid sequence MTNPAWNPVVLWSKPEAERAGTPLLVLFHGYLANEEDLMGLADHLPEDFTIASVRAPQASGPGYTWFPLMSDADYSVDAVVESVADVAAWLDTVRDNHTSVSLLGFSMGMAVATTLLRHRPRDFAAVVGLSGFVVPSQDNPFFHDDELEPGGMQFFWGRDQADPVIDAPRIEYTHAWLNAHTALTKILYSNMGHGINMQELGHVKEFLTHTVLRAGTRTS
- a CDS encoding RNA-binding S4 domain-containing protein, which encodes MSSSDAQDLPIRDEMIRLGQLLKLANLAEDGIQAKQLIEDGLVSVNGDIEERRGRQLHAGDLVSVNGETVRITREG